A window from Rhea pennata isolate bPtePen1 chromosome 1, bPtePen1.pri, whole genome shotgun sequence encodes these proteins:
- the CHD4 gene encoding chromodomain-helicase-DNA-binding protein 4 isoform X5 produces the protein MASGIGSPSPCSGGSDDDDMEILLNNTISQHQEPEEEPEEELLSEAETLKIKKKKKPKKLKEPKVPKLSKRQKKELGDSSGEGNEFVEEEEEVLRSDSEGSDYTPGKKKKKKLGPKKEKKNKAKRKEEEEEEEEDDDSKEPKSSAQLLEDWGMEDIDHIFTEEDYRTLTNYKAFSQFVRPLIAAKNPKIAVSKMMMVLGAKWREFSTNNPFKGSSGASVAAAAAAAVAVVESMVTNVDAVLPQPPVDVPLRKAKTKEGKGPNARRKPKASPRIPDMKKPKTKKVAPLKIKLGGFGSKRKRSSSEDDDLDVESDFDDASINSYSVSDGSTSRSSRSRKKLKAGKKKKKGEDDSTVAVDGYETDHQDYCEVCQQGGEIILCDTCPRAYHMVCLDPDMEKAPEGKWSCPHCEKEGIQWEAKEDNSEGEEILEDVVGDAEEEDDHHMEFCRVCKDGGELLCCDACPSSYHIHCLNPPLPEIPNGEWLCPRCTCPPLKGKVQKILIWKWGQPPVGPPPPRPPDSDPNAPPPKPLEGRPERQFFVKWQGMSYWHCSWVSELQLELHCQVMFRNYQRKNDMDEPPSGDFGGEEEKSRKRKNKDPKYAEMEERFYRYGIKPEWMMIHRILNHSVDKKGNVHYLIKWRDLPYDQASWESEDVDIQDYDLYKQAYWNHRELMRGEEGRPGKKLKKVKMRKLERPPDTPTVDPTVKYDRQPEYLDVTGGTLHPYQLEGLNWLRFSWAQGTDTILADEMGLGKTVQTAVFLYSLYKEGHSKGPFLVSAPLSTIINWEREFEMWAPDMYVVTYVGDKDSRAIIRENEFTFEDNAIRGGKKASRMKKEAAVKFHVLLTSYELITIDMAILGSIDWACLIVDEAHRLKNNQSKFFRVLNGYSLQHKLLLTGTPLQNNLEELFHLLNFLTPERFHNLEGFLEEFADIAKEDQIKKLHDMLGPHMLRRLKADVFKNMPSKTELIVRVELSPMQKKYYKYILTRNFEALNARGGGNQVSLLNVVMDLKKCCNHPYLFPVAAMEAPKMPNGMYDGSALIRASGKLLLLQKMLKNLKEGGHRVLIFSQMTKMLDLLEDFLEHEGYKYERIDGGITGNMRQEAIDRFNAPGAQQFCFLLSTRAGGLGINLATADTVIIYDSDWNPHNDIQAFSRAHRIGQNKKVMIYRFVTRASVEERITQVAKKKMMLTHLVVRPGLGSKTGSMSKQELDDILKFGTEELFKDEATEGGDNKEGEDSSVIHYDDKAIERLLDRNQDETEDTELQGMNEYLSSFKVAQYVVREEEMGEEEEVEREIIKQEESVDPDYWEKLLRHHYEQQQEDLARNLGKGKRIRKQVNYNDGSQEDRDWQDDQSDNQSDYSVASEEGDEDFDERSEAAFLSSAARRPSRKGLRNDKDKPLPPLLARVGGNIEVLGFNARQRKAFLNAIMRYGMPPQDAFTTQWLVRDLRGKSEKEFKAYVSLFMRHLCEPGADGAETFADGVPREGLSRQHVLTRIGVMSLIRKKVQEFEHVNGRWSMPELAEIEENKKLSQPSSPSPKTPTPSTPGDTQPNTPAPVPPTEEGIKVEEGASTKEQGESSEPEKELNASSTETEVPMEQCAQSVETPSQEAKSPVNSAEADEKKGEEPEVKERPDEPMEVESKADVEKVEDRTSVEPPLEPPIITLDEKEEKKDDDKRDVVMLQNGEMLKETVDERHKKAVKQRFMFNIADGGFTELHSLWQNEERAATVTKKTYEIWHRRHDYWLLAGIINHGYARWQDIQNDPRYAILNEPFKGEMNRGNFLEIKNKFLARRFKLLEQALVIEEQLRRAAYLNMSEDPSHPSMALNTRFAEVECLAESHQHLSKESMAGNKPANAVLHKVLKQLEELLSDMKADVTRLPATIARIPPVAVRLQMSERNILSRLANRSSEPPPPPPPQQVAQQQ, from the exons ATGGCATCGGGCATTGGATCTCCATCCCCATGCTCAGGGGGCAGTGATGATGATGACATGGAAATTCTGTTGAACAACACTATCTCTCAACATCAAG AGCCTGAAGAAGAGCCAGAAGAAGAGCTTCTGTCAGAGGCTGAAACACTTaagataaagaagaagaagaagcccAAGAAACTAAAGGAACCTAAAGTGCCCAAGCTCAGCAAGCGTCAGAAGAAGGAG ctgGGTGACAGCTCTGGTGAGGGGAATGAGTTTgtggaagaagaagaggaggtgTTGCGCTCTGACAGTGAGGGCAGTGATTATACtcctgggaaaaagaaaaagaagaaattagggcccaagaaggaaaagaaaaacaaagccaaacgcaaggaggaggaagaggaggaagaagaggatgaTGACTCCAAG GAGCCCAAGTCATCTGCTCAGCTCCTGGAGGACTGGGGCATGGAGGATATTGATCATATCTTCACAGAGGAGGATTATCGCACTCTCACCAACTACAAAGCTTTCAGCCAGTTTGTCAG GCCGCTTATTGCAGCCAAGAACCCTAAAATAGCTGTGTCGAAGATGATGATGGTGTTGGGAGCCAAATGGAGGGAGTTCAGCACAAACAACCCCTTCAAAGGAAGTTCAGGTGCATCtgtggcagctgcagcagctgccgcTGTTGCAGTAGTGGAAAGCATGGTGACCAATGTGGATGCTGTTCTGCCGCAACCGCCTGTAGATGTGCCACTCAGAAAAGCCAAGACAAAGGAGGGCAAAg GACCCAATGCCCGGCGGAAGCCAAAGGCTAGTCCTCGTATTCCTGACATGAAGAAACCTAAAACAAAGAAGGTGGCACCTTTGAAAATCAAACTGGGAGGATTTGGTTCTAAGCGTAAAAGATCGTCA AGTGAAGATGATGATCTGGATGTGGAATCTGACTTTGATGATGCCAGTATCAACAGCTACTCTGTTTCAGATGGATCTACAAGCCGCAGTAGCCGCAGTCGCAAAAAACTCAAagctgggaaaaagaaaaagaaag GTGAAGATGACTCCACAGTGGCTGTGGATGGCTATGAGACTGATCACCAGGACTACTGCGAGGTTTGCCAGCAGGGAGGAGAAATTATATTGTGTGATACCTGCCCTCGTGCCTACCATATGGTTTGCCTGGATCCAGACATGGAGAAAGCCCCAGAGGGCAAATGGAGCTGCCCACACTGT GAAAAAGAGGGCATTCAGTGGGAAGCAAAGGAGGATAACTCTGAAGGTGAGGAGATCCTGGAGGATGTTGTGGGGGATGCTGAAGAAGAGGATGACCACCATATGGAGTTCTGTCGAGTCTGCAAGGATGGAGGAGAGCTTCTGTGCTGTGATGCCTGTCCTTCATCCTACCACATCCACTGTCTGAATCCCCCGTTGCCAGAGATTCCCAATGGGGAGTGGCTGTGTCCTCGCTGCACT TGCCCACCTTTGAAAGGAAAGGTGCAGAAGATCTTGATCTGGAAATGGGGCCAGCCCCCAGTTGGCCCCCCACCACCACGTCCACCTGATTCAGACCCTAATGCTCCTCCCCCTAAGCCTCTCGAGGGTCGGCCTGAAAGACAGTTCTTTGTCAAATGGCAAGGCATGTCCTATTGGCACTGCTCTTGGGTGTCAGAGTTGCAG CTGGAGCTGCACTGTCAGGTCATGTTCCGAAACTACCAGCGCAAGAATGATATGGATGAGCCACCCTCGGGGGACtttggaggggaggaggagaaaagccgaaagagaaaaaacaaggacCCCAAATATGCTGAGATGGAGGAGCGCTTCTATCGATATGGGATCAAACCTGAGTGGATGATGATCCACAGGATCCTCAATCATAG TGTGGATAAAAAGGGGAATGTCCATTATTTGATTAAGTGGAGAGACCTACCCTATGACCAGGCATCCTGGGAAAGTGAGGATGTGGATATCCAGGATTATGACCTCTACAAGCAAGCCTACTGGAATCATAG GGAGCTGATGAGAGGTGAAGAGGGCAGACCTGGtaagaaattaaagaaagtGAAGATGCGGAAACTGGAAAGGCCCCCTGATACTCCCACGGTGGAT CCTACAGTGAAGTATGACAGGCAACCAGAGTACCTCGATGTAACAGGGGGAACCTTACATCCCTACCAACTAGAAGGACTGAACTGGCTGCGCTTCTCTTGGGCCCAGGGCACAGATACAATCTTGGCTGATGAAATGGGTCTGGGAAAGACTGTGCAAACAGCTGTGTTCCTATATTCCCTATACAAAGAG GGCCACTCAAAGGGACCTTTTTTGGTGAGTGCCCCACTCTCCACAATCATCAACTGGGAACGAGAATTTGAGATGTGGGCCCCAGATATGTATGTAGTGACTTACGTGGGAGACAAAGACAGCCGGGCCATCATCCGTGAGAATGAATTTACCTTTGAGGATAATGCTATACGTGGAGGCAAAAAGGCATCTAGAATGAAG AAGGAGGCAGCTGTGAAGTTCCATGTACTTCTCACCTCCTATGAACTGATCACAATTGATATGGCCATACTGGGTTCTATTGACTGGGCCTGTCTCATTGTGGATGAAGCTCACAGACTGAAGAACAACCAGTCTAAG TTTTTCCGTGTGCTGAATGGCTACTCCCTCCAGCATAAGCTGTTGCTTACAGGAACTCCTCTGCAGAACAACCTGGAAGAACTGTTCCACCTACTGAACTTCCTGACGCCAGAGAGATTCCA taACTTGGAGGGCTTCCTAGAAGAGTTCGCAGATATTGCCAAGGAAGATCAGATAAAGAAGCTGCATGACATGCTGGGCCCACACATGCTGAGGCGCCTCAAAGCTGATGTTTTCAAGAATATGCCATCTAAGACTGAACTCATTGTCAGAGTGGAGCTGAGCCCCATGCAGAA gaaatattataaatacattttgacaAGAAACTTTGAGGCACTGAACGCACGTGGTGGTGGTAACCAAGTCTCCTTGCTCAATGTTGTTATGGATCTGAAGAAGTGTTGTAACCACCCCTACCTCTTTCCTGTGGCTGCTATG GAAGCTCCAAAAATGCCAAATGGCATGTATGATGGTAGTGCTCTTATTCGAGCATCTGGAAAGCTGTTGCTGCTCCAGAAGATGTTAAAGAATCTTAAGGAAGGAGGTCACAGGGTGCTCATATTCTCACAG ATGACTAAAATGTTGGACCTTCTGGAAGACTTTCTGGAACATGAAGGGTACAAATATGAGCGAATTGATGGAGGAATCACAGGCAACATGCGTCAGGAGGCCATTGATCGCTTCAATG CTCCTGGTGCTCAgcagttctgctttttgctttcaacTCGAGCTGGGGGTCTTGGTATTAACTTGGCTACAGCAGACACCGTGATTATCTATGATTCAGACTGGAATCCCCACAATGACATTCAG GCTTTCAGTCGTGCACATAGAATTGGACAGAACAAGAAAGTGATGATATACCGCTTTGTGACAAGGGCCTCAGTGGAGGAGCGTATCACTCAAGTggccaaaaagaaaatgatgctAACGCATTTAGTAGTGAGGCCAGGGTTGGGCTCAAAGACAGGCTCCATGTCCAAACAGGAACTTGATGACATCCTCAAATTTGGCACTGAAGAACTCTTCAAGGATGAGGCTACCGAGGGGG GGGATAACAAAGAAGGTGAAGACAGCAGTGTCATCCACTATGATGACAAAGCAATTGAGCGTCTGTTAGACAGAAACCAGGATGAAACAGAAGACACAGAACTTCAGGGCATGAATGAATATCTCAGCTCTTTCAAAGTGGCACAGTATGTGGTTCGTGAAGAAGAAATGGGG gaggaagaggaggttgAACGGGAAATCATTAAGCAGGAGGAGTCGGTTGACCCTGATTACTGGGAAAAACTGCTGCGTCACCATTATGAGCAGCAACAAGAAGATCTGGCAAGGAATCTGGGCAAGGGCAAACGTATTCGCAAGCAGGTGAACTACAATGATGGCTCACAGGAGGACAGAG actgGCAGGATGACCAGTCAGATAACCAGTCAGATTATTCAGTTGCTTCTGAAGAAGGAGATGAGGACTTTGATGAGAGGTCTGAAG CTGCGTTTCTCTCTTCAGCAGCTCGTCGGCCTAGCCGCAAAGGCCTGAGAAATGATAAGGACAAGCCTTTGCCTCCCTTGCTTGCTCGCGTGGGAGGGAACATTGAG GTCCTGGGTTTCAATGCCCGCCAGCGAAAAGCCTTCCTTAATGCTATCATGCGCTATGGAATGCCACCTCAGGATGCCTTCACCACTCAGTGGCTTGTTCGAGACCTCCGTGGCAAGTCGGAGAAAGAGTTCAA GGCCTATGTGTCATTGTTCATGCGCCATCTATGTGAACCTGGAGCTGATGGTGCAGAGACCTTTGCAGATGGAGTCCCACGGGAAGGTCTTTCTCGACAGCATGTCCTTACCCGCATTGGTGTCATGTCACTCATACGCAAAAAG GTGCAGGAATTTGAGCATGTGAATGGACGTTGGAGTATGCCTGAACTGGCAGAGATAGAGGAGAACAAGAAACTTTCGCAGCCAAGCTCGCCGTCTCCCAAAACGCCAACCCCTTCGACACCAGGGGATACACAGCCAAATACACCTGCTCCTGTCCCTCCAACTG AAGAGGGAATAAAGGTAGAAGAAGGAGCCAGCACCAAGGAGCAAGGAGAGTCATCTGAACCAGAGAAAGAGCTCAATGCCTCTTCTACTGAAACAGAGGTTCCTATGGAG CAGTGTGCTCAGTCTGTGGAGACACCATCACAGGAAGCAAAATCTCCTGTGAACTCTGCAGaggcagatgaaaaaaaaggagaggaaccAGAGGTGAAGGAAAGACCAGATGAGCCAATGGAAGTGGAGAGCAAAG ctgatGTGGAGAAAGTGGAAGACAGAACGTCTGTTGAGCCACCCCTTGAACCTCCTATAATCACTCTGGATGAAAAGG aagagaaaaaggatgaTGACAAGAGAGATGTGGTGATGCTTCAGAATGGGGAGATGCTGAAAGAGACGGTAGATGAAAGGCACAAGAAGGCAGTAAAGCAGCGCTTCATGTTTAACATAGCTGATGGTGGCTTTACTG AACTACACTCCTTGTGGCAGAACGAAGAGCGGGCTGCAACTGTTACAAAGAAGACCTATGAGATCTGGCATCGGCGTCATGACTACTGGCTCCTTGCTGGGATTATCAA TCATGGCTATGCCCGTTGGCAAGATATTCAGAACGATCCACGTTACGCCATCCTCAATGAACCTTTCAAGGGTGAGATGAACAGGGGCAATTTCCTGGAAATAAAGAATAAGTTCTTGGCAAGGAGGTTTAAG
- the CHD4 gene encoding chromodomain-helicase-DNA-binding protein 4 isoform X7 has translation MASGIGSPSPCSGGSDDDDMEILLNNTISQHQEPEEEPEEELLSEAETLKIKKKKKPKKLKEPKVPKLSKRQKKELGDSSGEGNEFVEEEEEVLRSDSEGSDYTPGKKKKKKLGPKKEKKNKAKRKEEEEEEEEDDDSKEPKSSAQLLEDWGMEDIDHIFTEEDYRTLTNYKAFSQFVRPLIAAKNPKIAVSKMMMVLGAKWREFSTNNPFKGSSGASVAAAAAAAVAVVESMVTNVDAVLPQPPVDVPLRKAKTKEGKGPNARRKPKASPRIPDMKKPKTKKVAPLKIKLGGFGSKRKRSSSEDDDLDVESDFDDASINSYSVSDGSTSRSSRSRKKLKAGKKKKKGEDDSTVAVDGYETDHQDYCEVCQQGGEIILCDTCPRAYHMVCLDPDMEKAPEGKWSCPHCEKEGIQWEAKEDNSEGEEILEDVVGDAEEEDDHHMEFCRVCKDGGELLCCDACPSSYHIHCLNPPLPEIPNGEWLCPRCTCPPLKGKVQKILIWKWGQPPVGPPPPRPPDSDPNAPPPKPLEGRPERQFFVKWQGMSYWHCSWVSELQLELHCQVMFRNYQRKNDMDEPPSGDFGGEEEKSRKRKNKDPKYAEMEERFYRYGIKPEWMMIHRILNHSVDKKGNVHYLIKWRDLPYDQASWESEDVDIQDYDLYKQAYWNHRELMRGEEGRPGKKLKKVKMRKLERPPDTPTVDPTVKYDRQPEYLDVTGGTLHPYQLEGLNWLRFSWAQGTDTILADEMGLGKTVQTAVFLYSLYKEGHSKGPFLVSAPLSTIINWEREFEMWAPDMYVVTYVGDKDSRAIIRENEFTFEDNAIRGGKKASRMKKEAAVKFHVLLTSYELITIDMAILGSIDWACLIVDEAHRLKNNQSKFFRVLNGYSLQHKLLLTGTPLQNNLEELFHLLNFLTPERFHNLEGFLEEFADIAKEDQIKKLHDMLGPHMLRRLKADVFKNMPSKTELIVRVELSPMQKKYYKYILTRNFEALNARGGGNQVSLLNVVMDLKKCCNHPYLFPVAAMEAPKMPNGMYDGSALIRASGKLLLLQKMLKNLKEGGHRVLIFSQMTKMLDLLEDFLEHEGYKYERIDGGITGNMRQEAIDRFNAPGAQQFCFLLSTRAGGLGINLATADTVIIYDSDWNPHNDIQAFSRAHRIGQNKKVMIYRFVTRASVEERITQVAKKKMMLTHLVVRPGLGSKTGSMSKQELDDILKFGTEELFKDEATEGGDNKEGEDSSVIHYDDKAIERLLDRNQDETEDTELQGMNEYLSSFKVAQYVVREEEMGEEEEVEREIIKQEESVDPDYWEKLLRHHYEQQQEDLARNLGKGKRIRKQVNYNDGSQEDRDWQDDQSDNQSDYSVASEEGDEDFDERSEAARRPSRKGLRNDKDKPLPPLLARVGGNIEVLGFNARQRKAFLNAIMRYGMPPQDAFTTQWLVRDLRGKSEKEFKAYVSLFMRHLCEPGADGAETFADGVPREGLSRQHVLTRIGVMSLIRKKVQEFEHVNGRWSMPELAEIEENKKLSQPSSPSPKTPTPSTPGDTQPNTPAPVPPTEEGIKVEEGASTKEQGESSEPEKELNASSTETEVPMECAQSVETPSQEAKSPVNSAEADEKKGEEPEVKERPDEPMEVESKADVEKVEDRTSVEPPLEPPIITLDEKEEKKDDDKRDVVMLQNGEMLKETVDERHKKAVKQRFMFNIADGGFTELHSLWQNEERAATVTKKTYEIWHRRHDYWLLAGIINHGYARWQDIQNDPRYAILNEPFKGEMNRGNFLEIKNKFLARRFKLLEQALVIEEQLRRAAYLNMSEDPSHPSMALNTRFAEVECLAESHQHLSKESMAGNKPANAVLHKVLKQLEELLSDMKADVTRLPATIARIPPVAVRLQMSERNILSRLANRSSEPPPPPPPQQVAQQQ, from the exons ATGGCATCGGGCATTGGATCTCCATCCCCATGCTCAGGGGGCAGTGATGATGATGACATGGAAATTCTGTTGAACAACACTATCTCTCAACATCAAG AGCCTGAAGAAGAGCCAGAAGAAGAGCTTCTGTCAGAGGCTGAAACACTTaagataaagaagaagaagaagcccAAGAAACTAAAGGAACCTAAAGTGCCCAAGCTCAGCAAGCGTCAGAAGAAGGAG ctgGGTGACAGCTCTGGTGAGGGGAATGAGTTTgtggaagaagaagaggaggtgTTGCGCTCTGACAGTGAGGGCAGTGATTATACtcctgggaaaaagaaaaagaagaaattagggcccaagaaggaaaagaaaaacaaagccaaacgcaaggaggaggaagaggaggaagaagaggatgaTGACTCCAAG GAGCCCAAGTCATCTGCTCAGCTCCTGGAGGACTGGGGCATGGAGGATATTGATCATATCTTCACAGAGGAGGATTATCGCACTCTCACCAACTACAAAGCTTTCAGCCAGTTTGTCAG GCCGCTTATTGCAGCCAAGAACCCTAAAATAGCTGTGTCGAAGATGATGATGGTGTTGGGAGCCAAATGGAGGGAGTTCAGCACAAACAACCCCTTCAAAGGAAGTTCAGGTGCATCtgtggcagctgcagcagctgccgcTGTTGCAGTAGTGGAAAGCATGGTGACCAATGTGGATGCTGTTCTGCCGCAACCGCCTGTAGATGTGCCACTCAGAAAAGCCAAGACAAAGGAGGGCAAAg GACCCAATGCCCGGCGGAAGCCAAAGGCTAGTCCTCGTATTCCTGACATGAAGAAACCTAAAACAAAGAAGGTGGCACCTTTGAAAATCAAACTGGGAGGATTTGGTTCTAAGCGTAAAAGATCGTCA AGTGAAGATGATGATCTGGATGTGGAATCTGACTTTGATGATGCCAGTATCAACAGCTACTCTGTTTCAGATGGATCTACAAGCCGCAGTAGCCGCAGTCGCAAAAAACTCAAagctgggaaaaagaaaaagaaag GTGAAGATGACTCCACAGTGGCTGTGGATGGCTATGAGACTGATCACCAGGACTACTGCGAGGTTTGCCAGCAGGGAGGAGAAATTATATTGTGTGATACCTGCCCTCGTGCCTACCATATGGTTTGCCTGGATCCAGACATGGAGAAAGCCCCAGAGGGCAAATGGAGCTGCCCACACTGT GAAAAAGAGGGCATTCAGTGGGAAGCAAAGGAGGATAACTCTGAAGGTGAGGAGATCCTGGAGGATGTTGTGGGGGATGCTGAAGAAGAGGATGACCACCATATGGAGTTCTGTCGAGTCTGCAAGGATGGAGGAGAGCTTCTGTGCTGTGATGCCTGTCCTTCATCCTACCACATCCACTGTCTGAATCCCCCGTTGCCAGAGATTCCCAATGGGGAGTGGCTGTGTCCTCGCTGCACT TGCCCACCTTTGAAAGGAAAGGTGCAGAAGATCTTGATCTGGAAATGGGGCCAGCCCCCAGTTGGCCCCCCACCACCACGTCCACCTGATTCAGACCCTAATGCTCCTCCCCCTAAGCCTCTCGAGGGTCGGCCTGAAAGACAGTTCTTTGTCAAATGGCAAGGCATGTCCTATTGGCACTGCTCTTGGGTGTCAGAGTTGCAG CTGGAGCTGCACTGTCAGGTCATGTTCCGAAACTACCAGCGCAAGAATGATATGGATGAGCCACCCTCGGGGGACtttggaggggaggaggagaaaagccgaaagagaaaaaacaaggacCCCAAATATGCTGAGATGGAGGAGCGCTTCTATCGATATGGGATCAAACCTGAGTGGATGATGATCCACAGGATCCTCAATCATAG TGTGGATAAAAAGGGGAATGTCCATTATTTGATTAAGTGGAGAGACCTACCCTATGACCAGGCATCCTGGGAAAGTGAGGATGTGGATATCCAGGATTATGACCTCTACAAGCAAGCCTACTGGAATCATAG GGAGCTGATGAGAGGTGAAGAGGGCAGACCTGGtaagaaattaaagaaagtGAAGATGCGGAAACTGGAAAGGCCCCCTGATACTCCCACGGTGGAT CCTACAGTGAAGTATGACAGGCAACCAGAGTACCTCGATGTAACAGGGGGAACCTTACATCCCTACCAACTAGAAGGACTGAACTGGCTGCGCTTCTCTTGGGCCCAGGGCACAGATACAATCTTGGCTGATGAAATGGGTCTGGGAAAGACTGTGCAAACAGCTGTGTTCCTATATTCCCTATACAAAGAG GGCCACTCAAAGGGACCTTTTTTGGTGAGTGCCCCACTCTCCACAATCATCAACTGGGAACGAGAATTTGAGATGTGGGCCCCAGATATGTATGTAGTGACTTACGTGGGAGACAAAGACAGCCGGGCCATCATCCGTGAGAATGAATTTACCTTTGAGGATAATGCTATACGTGGAGGCAAAAAGGCATCTAGAATGAAG AAGGAGGCAGCTGTGAAGTTCCATGTACTTCTCACCTCCTATGAACTGATCACAATTGATATGGCCATACTGGGTTCTATTGACTGGGCCTGTCTCATTGTGGATGAAGCTCACAGACTGAAGAACAACCAGTCTAAG TTTTTCCGTGTGCTGAATGGCTACTCCCTCCAGCATAAGCTGTTGCTTACAGGAACTCCTCTGCAGAACAACCTGGAAGAACTGTTCCACCTACTGAACTTCCTGACGCCAGAGAGATTCCA taACTTGGAGGGCTTCCTAGAAGAGTTCGCAGATATTGCCAAGGAAGATCAGATAAAGAAGCTGCATGACATGCTGGGCCCACACATGCTGAGGCGCCTCAAAGCTGATGTTTTCAAGAATATGCCATCTAAGACTGAACTCATTGTCAGAGTGGAGCTGAGCCCCATGCAGAA gaaatattataaatacattttgacaAGAAACTTTGAGGCACTGAACGCACGTGGTGGTGGTAACCAAGTCTCCTTGCTCAATGTTGTTATGGATCTGAAGAAGTGTTGTAACCACCCCTACCTCTTTCCTGTGGCTGCTATG GAAGCTCCAAAAATGCCAAATGGCATGTATGATGGTAGTGCTCTTATTCGAGCATCTGGAAAGCTGTTGCTGCTCCAGAAGATGTTAAAGAATCTTAAGGAAGGAGGTCACAGGGTGCTCATATTCTCACAG ATGACTAAAATGTTGGACCTTCTGGAAGACTTTCTGGAACATGAAGGGTACAAATATGAGCGAATTGATGGAGGAATCACAGGCAACATGCGTCAGGAGGCCATTGATCGCTTCAATG CTCCTGGTGCTCAgcagttctgctttttgctttcaacTCGAGCTGGGGGTCTTGGTATTAACTTGGCTACAGCAGACACCGTGATTATCTATGATTCAGACTGGAATCCCCACAATGACATTCAG GCTTTCAGTCGTGCACATAGAATTGGACAGAACAAGAAAGTGATGATATACCGCTTTGTGACAAGGGCCTCAGTGGAGGAGCGTATCACTCAAGTggccaaaaagaaaatgatgctAACGCATTTAGTAGTGAGGCCAGGGTTGGGCTCAAAGACAGGCTCCATGTCCAAACAGGAACTTGATGACATCCTCAAATTTGGCACTGAAGAACTCTTCAAGGATGAGGCTACCGAGGGGG GGGATAACAAAGAAGGTGAAGACAGCAGTGTCATCCACTATGATGACAAAGCAATTGAGCGTCTGTTAGACAGAAACCAGGATGAAACAGAAGACACAGAACTTCAGGGCATGAATGAATATCTCAGCTCTTTCAAAGTGGCACAGTATGTGGTTCGTGAAGAAGAAATGGGG gaggaagaggaggttgAACGGGAAATCATTAAGCAGGAGGAGTCGGTTGACCCTGATTACTGGGAAAAACTGCTGCGTCACCATTATGAGCAGCAACAAGAAGATCTGGCAAGGAATCTGGGCAAGGGCAAACGTATTCGCAAGCAGGTGAACTACAATGATGGCTCACAGGAGGACAGAG actgGCAGGATGACCAGTCAGATAACCAGTCAGATTATTCAGTTGCTTCTGAAGAAGGAGATGAGGACTTTGATGAGAGGTCTGAAG CAGCTCGTCGGCCTAGCCGCAAAGGCCTGAGAAATGATAAGGACAAGCCTTTGCCTCCCTTGCTTGCTCGCGTGGGAGGGAACATTGAG GTCCTGGGTTTCAATGCCCGCCAGCGAAAAGCCTTCCTTAATGCTATCATGCGCTATGGAATGCCACCTCAGGATGCCTTCACCACTCAGTGGCTTGTTCGAGACCTCCGTGGCAAGTCGGAGAAAGAGTTCAA GGCCTATGTGTCATTGTTCATGCGCCATCTATGTGAACCTGGAGCTGATGGTGCAGAGACCTTTGCAGATGGAGTCCCACGGGAAGGTCTTTCTCGACAGCATGTCCTTACCCGCATTGGTGTCATGTCACTCATACGCAAAAAG GTGCAGGAATTTGAGCATGTGAATGGACGTTGGAGTATGCCTGAACTGGCAGAGATAGAGGAGAACAAGAAACTTTCGCAGCCAAGCTCGCCGTCTCCCAAAACGCCAACCCCTTCGACACCAGGGGATACACAGCCAAATACACCTGCTCCTGTCCCTCCAACTG AAGAGGGAATAAAGGTAGAAGAAGGAGCCAGCACCAAGGAGCAAGGAGAGTCATCTGAACCAGAGAAAGAGCTCAATGCCTCTTCTACTGAAACAGAGGTTCCTATGGAG TGTGCTCAGTCTGTGGAGACACCATCACAGGAAGCAAAATCTCCTGTGAACTCTGCAGaggcagatgaaaaaaaaggagaggaaccAGAGGTGAAGGAAAGACCAGATGAGCCAATGGAAGTGGAGAGCAAAG ctgatGTGGAGAAAGTGGAAGACAGAACGTCTGTTGAGCCACCCCTTGAACCTCCTATAATCACTCTGGATGAAAAGG aagagaaaaaggatgaTGACAAGAGAGATGTGGTGATGCTTCAGAATGGGGAGATGCTGAAAGAGACGGTAGATGAAAGGCACAAGAAGGCAGTAAAGCAGCGCTTCATGTTTAACATAGCTGATGGTGGCTTTACTG AACTACACTCCTTGTGGCAGAACGAAGAGCGGGCTGCAACTGTTACAAAGAAGACCTATGAGATCTGGCATCGGCGTCATGACTACTGGCTCCTTGCTGGGATTATCAA TCATGGCTATGCCCGTTGGCAAGATATTCAGAACGATCCACGTTACGCCATCCTCAATGAACCTTTCAAGGGTGAGATGAACAGGGGCAATTTCCTGGAAATAAAGAATAAGTTCTTGGCAAGGAGGTTTAAG